One Gossypium hirsutum isolate 1008001.06 chromosome A11, Gossypium_hirsutum_v2.1, whole genome shotgun sequence genomic window carries:
- the LOC107922696 gene encoding probable indole-3-acetic acid-amido synthetase GH3.1: MFMAVESTLPTPFRTPASDKDAKALQFIEEMTKNVDSVQERVLREILSRNAETEYLKRFILNGATDRETFKSRIPVVTYEDIQPEIQRIANGDKSPIFSAHPISEFLTSSGTSAGERKLMPTIHEELDRRQLLYSLLMPVMNLYVPGLDKGKGLYFLFVKAETKTPGGLLARPVLTSYYNSDHFKTRPYDPFNVYTSPNEAILCVDSFQSMYAQMLCGLIMRNEVLRVGAVFASGLLRAIHFLQNNWKQLAHDIATGTLNPKITDAPVRECMRKILKPNPELAQFVTMECYEENWECIIKRIWPRTKYLDVIVTGAMAQYIPTLEYYSGGLPMACTMYASSECYFGLNLNPMCKPSEVTYTIMPNMAYFEFLPHGSSTSCLVDLADVEVGKEYELILTTYAGLCRYRVGDILRVTGFHNAAPQFRFIRRKNVLLSIESDKTDEAELQNAIENASLLLKEFNTSVVEYTSYADTKQIPGHYVIYWELLVKDSANAPTDDVLNRCCLQIEEPLNSVYRQSRVADNSTGPLEIRVVENGTFEELMDYAISRGASINQYEVPRCVSFTPIMELLNSRVVSKHFSPDLPHWTPECRR; encoded by the exons ATGTTCATGGCTGTTGAATCAACTCTCCCGACTCCATTCCGAACTCCGGCTTCCGATAAAGATGCGAAAGCTCTTCAATTCATTGAAGAGATGACAAAAAATGTCGATTCGGTTCAAGAAAGGGTTTTACGTGAGATCCTAAGCCGAAATGCCGAGACTGAGTATCTCAAACGGTTCATCCTTAATGGAGCTACGGACCGGGAAACATTCAAGTCTCGAATCCCTGTTGTCACTTATGAAGATATACAGCCTGAGATTCAACGCATCGCCAATGGTGATAAGTCCCCTATCTTTTCAGCTCATCCCATTTCAGAGTTTCTCACTAG TTCAGGGACTTCAGCTGGAGAAAGGAAGCTGATGCCAACAATTCATGAAGAGTTGGATCGTCGTCAACTCTTGTATAGCCTTCTTATGCCTGTAATGAACCT CTACGTTCCAGGATTGGACAAAGGGAAGGGTCTTTACTTCTTGTTTGTGAAAGCTGAAACAAAGACTCCTGGAGGGCTCTTGGCACGCCCAGTCCTCACAAGCTACTACAACAGCGACCACTTTAAGACTCGCCCATATGACCCTTTCAATGTTTACACTAGCCCCAACGAAGCCATCCTTTGCGTTGACTCTTTTCAAAGCATGTACGCCCAGATGCTTTGTGGCTTGATCATGAGGAACGAGGTCCTTCGTGTTGGTGCCGTTTTTGCCTCTGGCCTGCTTAGGGCCATTCATTTCCTTCAAAACAACTGGAAACAACTGGCTCATGACATCGCAACGggaaccttaaaccctaaaataacCGATGCTCCGGTTCGAGAATGCATGAGAAAAATCTTGAAACCTAACCCAGAACTTGCCCAGTTCGTTACCATGGAATGTTATGAGGAGAATTGGGAATGTATCATCAAAAGAATTTGGCCCAGAACTAAGTACCTTGATGTTATCGTAACTGGAGCCATGGCTCAATATATCCCCACCCTTGAATATTACAGTGGTGGCTTGCCAATGGCTTGCACGATGTATGCTTCGTCAGAGTGTTATTTCGGTCTCAATCTCAACCCGATGTGCAAACCATCCGAAGTCACATACACTATCATGCCAAACATGGCGTACTTTGAGTTCTTGCCTCATGGATCATCCACTTCTTGCCTAGTTGATCTCGCCGATGTCGAAGTCGGCAAAGAATATGAGCTCATCCTCACCACTTATGCAGGATTGTGCCGCTACAGAGTCGGCGATATCCTTCGAGTCACCGGTTTTCACAACGCGGCCCCACAGTTTCGTTTCATTAGGAGAAAGAACGTTTTGTTGAGCATCGAGTCAGATAAAACGGATGAGGCTGAGTTACAAAACGCCATCGAAAACGCTTCTCTTTTGCTGAAGGAATTCAACACCAGCGTTGTTGAGTACACAAGCTACGCCGACACCAAACAAATACCGGGTCACTACGTTATTTACTGGGAATTACTCGTCAAAGACTCAGCTAATGCACCAACCGATGATGTTTTGAACCGATGCTGCTTACAAATAGAGGAACCCTTGAACTCAGTTTACCGTCAAAGCCGAGTTGCTGACAACTCAACCGGCCCACTAGAGATAAGAGTAGTGGAAAACGGCACGTTTGAGGAGTTAATGGATTATGCAATTTCAAGGGGTGCCTCCATAAATCAATACGAAGTTCCAAGATGTGTAAGCTTCACTCCAATCATGGAACTTCTGAACTCAAGGGTGGTTTCTAAACATTTCAGTCCAGATTTACCGCACTGGACCCCAGAATGTCGTCGTTGA